A region of the Epinephelus fuscoguttatus linkage group LG13, E.fuscoguttatus.final_Chr_v1 genome:
AACCACTCCTGGGTCACTGCTACTAACAAAAATTCAGACAGCTAACAATAGtatgatctgattggtcagaaaaTGAGCTTTCTgatatttgaagaaattttaTTGTAAGGTAGGATAAACCCCTTGAGATGCATCATCTCGTTTTCGAGGGGGTCCTAATATATATCCTGATATGTTTTTTGTATGTGGTATaactaaaaacagcagcaacaacaaaagagaaaagGGCGTGGCTTATTATAACTGGTGACTGGTGAAGGCATAGTTGCTTTCTacgttgctaaaaaaaaaaggcatcgtCCCCCTGTCCCAATTTACCCCGCTCCCCTACTGcaatctttaaaaacagccaGACCCAGGTGCAACAGGGATTATTTTTCAGATATCTACGTTTAAACTGTTTTCTTCTCTGGGTCAACAGTGAAGGCTGGAGGTAAACGGGTAGCCAAGAAGAGCCTGGAAGACAGTGCCACCCATGGGGCTCCAGAGAGGGAGACCAAGCGGTCTGATAAAATAAGGTAGGCTGATAAACTGCATCTAAGACATACAACAAAAGGGTTTGAAGTGTGAACTCCAAGGACATATGAATTGATGTTAATTAACACCATaagatgttaaaatgttcaGCACAATTTTGATCTTGCAGATGACTGAAACTATTTGTAACGTGTGATCTTGCAGCAGGTCAGTCGCCACCTCCAACAGGATGCAGCAAGTTGGTATTCTTCTGGCAGGAACTCTTGACAAggtaaacaaaaacatttccttTTTCAAAAGCCACTGTGAATGTCAAGTCCATTCCCACTGAGCAAACTAGACAGGTCACGGTGCCTCTCAGGCCACAGAGCCTTGTGTTTAATAACGCCTGCCTGACGTGTTTGCAGCTGAGCCACGACTTCCCAGAGACACCAGTGAGCGTGAGGCACAGCAAGGTGCGCCCTGCAGTGGAGAAGCCCCACTCACCCCGGACCTTCTTCATCCAGCAGCCGAGAAAGTTTTGAACAACATGTGTTTCAGAATGCCCCTGAGGGGAACCATGTCAAGTCAACTGTGAAAGACCAACATGAAGCGTTAGACACATGAGGGGACTGACAGGTTGTAAAGTGTCAGTGTTAATGGAGAGGAAGCTTTCATcgagctctttgtttactttttttagACCGTGCTTGTTTGTGAGAGTACTATAAAAACCAGCATTTAATGTGCCTTTCCTAGTGGTATAAGAAATGGTGTAGTTGTATTTCCCAGCTGATGAAAACCAGATGGCTTTTGGGTATGTTTAATGTGAGGGTTGGGGGGTTGGTAAGTGAGGTTTTTGAGACCGTTTTTTCCAGTGGAATCTTCATGTATTGCTTGGCACTTAttagatttaattaaaaaaagatactgCATGGCATCACCAGAATTCAGATCTCTTTATTCCTCAATGTGTATTCAGCAATAAGCTACAATGACCACTAGATGGAGGCAAATAGCTGTTTAAAACAATCAAAGTCCAAGGATCTTATATATTGTATGCAGGCTGGTACAAgtatatacactcactggccactttattaggtagatttaacaaggtgctggaaacattgctcagattttggtccatattgataTGATAGCATCATGCAGTTGCTGCAGatctgtcagctgcacatccatgatgcgaaTCGCCCATTATGAGTTACTTTTTCCTTTCTATcgtcttgaaccagtctggccattctcctctgacctctggcatcaacaaggcattatcacccagagaactgccactcactggatattttctctttttcggaccatcctctgtaaaccctaaagatggttgtgtgtgtgtgaaaatcccagtagatcagcagtttctgaaatactaagaccagcccgtctggcaccaacaaccatgccacgttcaaagtcgcTTAAATCACCtgtcttccccattctgatgcttggtttgaacttcagcaggtcaggtaaacccacccatgtgggcaactgACATAGGGCCATTATGGAACCCATtgacaatcccatatagggcccaatTTTCAGCCCacttactacccacatgggccccacatactaACGTTGGCTGggtttcagtctgttcatcacACTtaaagcagttgaacaggtgtacctaataaagtggccagtgggTGTATGATCCCTTTGCTATGTTCTGGGTTACCCTAGAGCTTCCTACCAGCTGGACATGCCAGAAACACCACTAGCTAATTGAGCTAAGGAGCAGCTGaataggtgtacctaataaagtggccagtaagtgTATATATTGGACAAAATTATGTGAtagatgtaaaaataataactaTAACTATTTGTATCTGTAAAGTGTATTTAATATAACCAAAGATAAAAAAATGGCTGCTTCACAGAAACTAAAGAGCATAATCAAGTATTTGGTATCTATGAGCTCTTAGGCTGAATATGAGAGTTATGCTCACATgcagtggggggaaaaaaattaatatgGAAGATACTTGATTGACACAGTGTCCTGACTGTGACTATTGATAGTGTGATTTTTCATCTGAGCTAAAAATTTCAAAGTTGTGCTGTTAGATACTGCCCACAGTGTGTCCATGCCAGATTTTAAGAGTTAAGATCAGTCTGAACAAATATGGCATATTCCCTCATCATACTAAATACAGTCTTTGAGCATAAATGGGTTTTCTTTGGATGATCCCAGTATGGTCAGTGACTCACAGTTAAATGGTTCCAGTGGAAGAACTCTTTGGGAACTTCCCATAAAGGCTAGCTGGGTCTTGTCAGTCAACAAAAACCACAGGACCTGGTCAGCTTTGCCTGGGGCGAATGACTCCAACCAAATCAAGAAAAGAGGACAGCAGTTGAGGAAAAGACAGTACATTTTGTGCTATGTATAAAGTTGTAACCTGCAGGGTCAGGCATTTCCATACGTATAAAACAATATCGCCACTCTGAGGTACGTTTAAAGAAGACAGGTGAGCTATAATATAACCCTGTCAGAATGTATTTGACAGTGGTCCTGTTCATTctgtcacatttttaacaaacagACACTGCAGTATGTTTTGTATCATTATGGCTGTGGTGCAGACAGCCAAGAGATTCTTGAGcttttaatcatttttcttttataattTGTGAATGTCAGCCTGGGGTGTATTGTAAATGAGGTGGaagaagggagacagaggagataGATGGCAGACTGGATTATAAATTCCTCAGCGTGCTTACTCTACAGGTTTCACTTTCTTCTTtctgtcatgtcatgtttgtgCTGAAGAATAAACCCTGATGGACAGCAGGAGACGCTGAAAGAAACTAAAACAACTTGTTAAAAGATAAGGTGCTGTGAAGAAGTGTTTCTTAGAGGCTTTCAAATTGTAAACCAGTGTGTGTTCAAACATATACCGAGAATGAGTAAATTTCGAGTTTGTAATAAAGTAATTTACAAACAACAAGCTTCCAAATTCATCAGCAAAATCAGCCCCTGTAGTCTGGACGAACTCAAGAGAGTATTTTGCTTTGTTATCTAACTAGCAATTTGTCTGTATTAGCAAACAAGCTAATGCTAGCCAACATAAGCCAGCAAAAAACCACAATACCACAATATATTTAACATCATTGCTTCCTTCAggatttttttcagcactgggCGGCACTGAATTTTTGATATGGGGCATTTAATTTGATGAATTCACTGTTAATCAGACCACAAATAAGATAAGAATTGGCTAGCAAGCACAACCCCGCAGTCCCTGCCGCTAGGAAACTACTTTGCCAGGAGAAGAGtggacagcagctctggagacaggATCTTCAGTTTGGCTGTAGCAGCTCAAATTCAGCCTGCAGGTCAAGgtgggctggtggccagcagcagtgctgGGTTTTAAactgtgtaacggcagcaacagaaagtttgcttacCCAGCAGGGAGTTGGTGTGGCTCAGGATCAGACCCTCTGCGCTGAGCCTTgcgctggctgaatttgagttgctatAGCCACCAACTTAAGGTCCGTCTGCGGGCCTCTGCTGCAAAATGTGTATAATAGAAATACAGCACGTGTAGACTCCTGGGGTGGGTGCGGGTCATCTGTTGACAATAGCTGGACTATGTTTCTAAGCTAACGTGTTGCACGTTTGCACTGGGCAGCTGAAGAGAAAACTGGTACTTGGGAGAGCATATTAATGTTAGCAACTGAAAAGGATGGCGAGGGTCTCAGTTTTTAAGTTAATATACAATCTGTTCACCCATTGGCAAGACAAAGCGATAATTACTAGTGGTGGGGGGAAAAATCGATACAACAGAgtattgtaatatttttgtgtggcaatatcctATCGATGCATGGAAACCAAGCATGGATTTTTTTACGATATAAATtctaatattaaaaatacaaattgaaCTTTTGGTAGCCCACTAGAATAATATTAGATACAATTTACCGCAATAAAATGcttgaagtgagatgaacagactgaaaactagCCAGCGTTTTTATGCAGGACCCGTGTGGGTATTAAATGGGCTGAACAcagggccctatatgggattgtcaGTGGGCTCCATAATGGCCTATGACAATTGCCCACATGGATGGGTTTGCCTAAGAGAATTAGATGCCCATTTTGGGCTCATGCCCACCTGGTACCCAGGTAGCTGTATCACAACCCATGTGGAACCCACtggtaaacccacccatgtgggtatggggccattatggactcgtggacaatcccatatagggtccattttttcagcccatttactacccgCATGGGCCCCATATACAGATGTTGACTGGGAAACCTTATCTTATtggataaaacagatgtttagAAAGTTgtcctttggggaaataatttgcagttgtaaaaaaaaggtaatgaattgaaatatattgcaatatatgtCGTCAAAATACTCGCAACATATCTAAGATCACAATAattgtatcatgacttaagtattgttataatattGCATCGTTTGGCCTTAATTAATTAACCCTAGTTGTTACATGTGAAAGGTTACCTATAGAACCTTTAACTTAATACAGTTTCATTCAAAATGCACTCTCACAACTCAATAAAATGTGTGTATACTCCATACTGTCCTATTTGGGACCTTTAATTTATAAGGTACATGGCCTCCCTGACCTTGTAGCATGACCAGCTGTCTTTCAGTTATGCTATACTTATGCACACTGTGACACTACagaatgtgtctttgtgtccaaGCTATCAGTTTCAGTAAATATCACCACAAGTGTGAACATACAATGGCCAAACAGGTTGAGCGTGAACATGTTAGCCCCCGAGTCTTGTATATCAGACATGGGCCGTTATGTTTGCATCAGAAGCCccacaaacaatatctgtcTCGTCTGTTCGCCAGCAAAGTACTTGACGATAGCCTTGTAAACACAATGTGCCGACCTTAAATTCTCTGTGTTGCTCATGCTGTTCACACATGCCTTTGATGCCATCTGTGTGTGAAGTTCAGAGACCTCTTCAGCTCTGTTTGAGGAATGGAGCAGTTGGTGGTCCTCTGACTTGCAGCCATGGTGCATTTCACTGCCAGTGTCTGCCcattcccccaccatctgagcAGCCTTGTTGACCCTGTGACGCCCACCACGCTGCTGAGAAAACACTGCACACCGACTGTACAACACCGCCTTACACAGAGGAGTGGGATGGCTGAGAGGATGTGGTTTGCAGTCCATAAATGTACTGCTATCACCACAGTATGCTTTAACATGTGCAGGTTTACTCCTTATATTGCAGCttgaacaaaaaacaacacagaattTAATTTGGAAAacacacaattaataattttatgGCATTAAAGCTCCAGAAGGCATGTCCGTGGTGAATTGAATTTGGAACATGAAATAAGCTGCATTAAATATTGTCACCTCATGAGGTCACCAGAGACTAAGGTGTGCCTTGAGCTTCACTTGACAAACCAGGGTGAGTCTGACTGTCTTGAAGCCTTTGCAGTGTATTTTATTCCAGTAAGCTTCCATTTGCACTTTGAAGCTTTTTCATGATTACAGATTAATTAGATATGGTGTATGTATGCGcatgatgaaaacattttagcctCTTCAtagaaataacatttaaactaATATACATGCTGATATGTATTATAGGATGCCACAGCAGACGcagacacagcagcacacacaaagCTACTGAATAACATCCTGCTTTTAACAGCCACTAATACAAACCTAAACCAATTAGGGAAAATTTACATAAAAGCTTTAACTCATGTTTCAACCCATCCTCTCCTAATGTGCATCAACAAGGAGGAAGTTCCACAGTATATTTGATAAGACTGCTCGTAGAGGAGTCTCAACTGTTAAGAACACAGTGtaataaaaatactccattacattcTTCTCACATTCAGAGTCTTATTTGGGTTCGTAAAAGTATTAGCAACAACGTGTGCTAATAGTTAAAGTGCTTGTTATAAAGATCAGCCCCATTCAGAGTGATAAATCTTTGATGCAAAGCAGCATTTTAACGTTGTAGCCACGTTACTTTATACCCCCTCGGATTGTTAATGTAGCAATGCATCA
Encoded here:
- the dap1b gene encoding death associated protein 1b isoform X2 — its product is MVQQLSKSGAKETPELKAGHPPAVKAGGKRVAKKSLEDSATHGAPERETKRSDKIRSVATSNRMQQVGILLAGTLDKLSHDFPETPVSVRHSKVRPAVEKPHSPRTFFIQQPRKF
- the dap1b gene encoding death associated protein 1b isoform X1 codes for the protein MVQQLSKSGAKETPELKAGHPPAVKAGGKRVAKKSLEDSATHGAPERETKRSDKISRSVATSNRMQQVGILLAGTLDKLSHDFPETPVSVRHSKVRPAVEKPHSPRTFFIQQPRKF